One Alnus glutinosa chromosome 13, dhAlnGlut1.1, whole genome shotgun sequence genomic window, ggtatcagagctataggctaacggCAGTTTTGGATCCTGTGGATTtcaattgatttgattttatttttttgctggCTTTTGTATTTTATGGTGAAATCCAACCGTTCTTTGGTGTTTCGCGGCAAGATTCAACCATCCCTTGGTATTTTTCGGCGAGATTCGACCGCGCCCTTGGTGTTTTGCGGTGAAATCAGATCGTTCCTGATGGTTTACAGTGAGATTCAACCGTCTGTTGCAGTCTTtaggcgaaaaaaaaaaaaaaaaatcaaactcaagattcATTAAATTTTCACCTTTGAGGGGAATGTTAGAGCATATCAAGAGTTATAGAATCTGTGACTTAACTACAGTTAAAGACTATTACCTAGTCACAGTTGAAGACTGTGACCAAATTACAGTTgaagtctatttgtattatctaattctcctataaataggagcatgttatattgtaaacatcactcaaagaaataagagcaaaatgtagtCATTTGGGCTTTATCTTGTAGACATAAGTCATAGATTGAACCAcgtaattttttgtatttatttatatttcgcattatattttctttcaaaagcaACACCAAACATCCCACCTTTGCCCTCCTCCTTTCTTCCCactcctctttctctttttttccttgtcccttttctttctttctttatttttaattttctcattttccAGGCTAGATTTGTTGATGTCCATCATCCACACCGCCTTCCACCACCACCCTTGGACCCTTGTCAGCTTGCTCCACCTCCTCCTTTTAGCTCGTGTACCCCAAATGCATCTTCCCTTACCTGAGTAGCTAGCAGAACTTATGGCCATCTATATTCCTACTTGTTTCCAACTTCTCCTTTGTCTCTTCTTAGTCGGTGATCACTTTCTTGTCATCAAAGGGTTCTCAACCAGTTGCCCCTAATCGCACATAGCCGAACACCCTCCTATTGGGGTGCCTCCAGTCTAGATCTACTTGCAGTGGGCTTTCTAGCCAAACTCCATGTGATCAATTCCATGCTATGAGGGCCAAGTCGTACCTATGTCGAGGCATCTTTCTTCTTAGTCCCTGATCAACTTTTCGATAAGGTGTGAGACTTCGATTGCCCATTGTGGGTTTCAAACCACGACTCCTTCCTTTGTCCCTTGGGCTAATACTGTTGTATTGGCGTTAGACCCACTTATCTTATCCCAGGATCTATTTGGTTTGTACCATTATTTGGATCTcgtttctattttttgtttagcGATGTATTGattttgcttagaaaaaaaaaatcaaataatgcCAATTACTCCTAGAAAATTAGCAAGAAAATAGGCAATGGTTCAGGTTCTTAACGTTCCAGTACACAAAGGACAAGAAAGGGGCTGAGATGTAATACCCTGCCTGAACACGTGGCAATTATAagtaagttatttttatttttttttcacaagttTTGAGAAGGGGATTAGAGCAAGGGAGTGAGTGGGAATGTTTTAATAAGCCTTTTGAACATTCTCGAGGTAAAACAATTTCATGAGAGACACACTTCTCTTCCATTTAATATTGTTCTCATCACTCGTATGATCGTATCATTGCTCATCTTGAGATCTCCATTCCTTCCGTTGAACCTTCCATCCATTCTCAATGCGCTTTTAGTAAGGGCATTGTGCAAAAATCAACTGCCCAAGTCTCTCAAAAGCCAGTACGGGTGATTGATCAAGAGAGCCTCATTTTCAAAGGGCGTTCGATGAAGGTCTAGAcgagataaaaataaattgaagatTGAAAGTGGCAGTGTTGGTCGTTCCCTGGTCCGTTCCATGGAGGTCCGGGCGCCGCTAGGGTTTAAGTTGTGAAACCCTAGTTTCATGTGGACAAGCATACTAATCTGTCATGATGCCACCGACAAATTTACAACATTCAGAGTTTAATTTAGACTAAAACGTCGGGATGAATGCCTAGAGTATTTAAGGACCACTATGCACGACTTCTGAAGTGTTGAAGCCATCTATTCGTTGTTCTAAAAGAGAAAACCTTAGTTTTATGCTTCATTGTTTGATTCTCTCTTAGAGTTTGTAATACCACACCGCTCACAAACTGTTACCTTAAGACACCATAGTTTTTGGGATTGCAAGAGGAAGTGAGATAGGAGATTGATGAGAGTTTTGGTGCTATTGTGGTAGGGACAAACGGGTCATTTGTTTGATATAAGTAAGGTCGATtttacaaaggttttgtaatttgAATTGCTTGTAATCTCTATACTTTTATAGTAGATTGGCTTCCTAGGTGTAGTACCCCATAATATTTAATAGCATTAAGTAGGTCTTCATTGAAAATTAAATCTTCTGACTTTCTGCGATGACAGAACGTTTGCTGTGAACACCGAACGATCGACCTCGATTGATGCCAACGGCACATGGAGAATGTGCATGGACTACCGGGCTCTCAACAAGGTGACGGTGAAAGATAAGTTCCCTATTCCCTTAGTTGATGATTTATTAGACGAACTATGGGGTTCTAAGGTTTTTTCTAAGTTGGACCTTCAATCCGGCTACCATCAAATTCGGGTAGTGGAGGCTGATATACCCAAGACAGCCTTTAGAACCTATTCTGGGCACTATGAATTTTTGGTTATGCCCTTTGGGCTAACCAATGCCCCGTCCACATTTCAAATTTTGATGAATCACATATTTCAGCCATATCTAGGAAAATTTGTGTTGGTattttttgatgatatcctaatttatagTAAGGATATGCACACCCATATAGAACATCTCACAAAGGCCTTAACCATGCTTCAATAGCACCAGCTTTTTGCCAAGCTCTCTAAGTGTAAATTCGGGTGTTCAGAGGTCGAGTACTTAGGCCACATCATCTCGGGTGAAGGGGTTTGTGCTGACCCGGGAAAGATCCAAGCTATGATCGATTGGCCTCTTCCAAAGACTACCAAGGCACTTCGGGGGTTCCTAGGGCTTACCGGTTACTACCGAAAATTTGTAAAGGGCTATGGATCAATAGCCGCCCCCTTGAAAGCCATGTTGCGCCAGAATTCTTTTACTTGGATAGAGGAGGGCCGAGAAGCATTTCAAGCCCTGAAGAGGGCAGTATCCCAGACCCCTGTCTTAGCCCTCCCAGATTTCTCCCAGCCATTTTTAATCGAATGCGATGCTAGCGGGGTTGGCATAGGAGCGGTTTTAATGCAAAGTAATCGACTGATAGCCTTCTTGAGTAAAGCCTTTAAGGGCAAGGCCTTACACATGTCAGTTTATGAGAATGAGCTATTCGCCTTGGTAACAGCAATCCAAAAATGGAGGCCATATTTATTGGGAAAACCTTTTGTTGTGAGAACCGACCAGCAGAGTTAAAAATTCCTGCTGGACCAGAAAGTTGGCACCCCATTCCAACAGAAATGGATCACGAAACTACTGGGATACGACTTTGTAGTGGAGTACAAAAAGGGGGTGAAAAACAGGGTGGTTGATGCCCTGTCAAGGAAGGAGGGATGGGAAGAAGATGGCACCTTATTCTTACTATCTATCCCTACTGTAGAGTGGCTTGAGGAACTCAAGCAGCAATATCAGAGTGATGAAGAACTGCAACCCCTATGGGAGAAATGGCTAAGGAATGAGTTGGACGTTCGGAAGTACTCAACCCGAGATGGGGTTTTGTtgtataaacaaaaaatatcctCGAGAATTCCCCTAAAATCAAGGCTCAAGTGCTCCAATTTGTGCATAGTGATCCTATGGTAGGACATTCGGGGTATGACAAAACTATACAAAGGGCTAAGCGGGATTTTTACTAGAAAGGCATGCAGAAGGAAATCAAGAGGTTCATTAGAGACTGTGATGGCTGCCAACAAAACAAGTATGAGAATACTCGGCCAGTAGGGCTTCTCCAGCCTCTCCCCATCCCAACCCGAATCTGGACTAACATATCAATGGACTTCATAGAAGGGTTGCCCCTCTCACAAGGGCACTCAGTGGTTCTGGTTGTAGTGGATAGATTGTCTAAATATAGCCACTTTACAGCCCTTTTCACCCCTACACTGCTGCCAAGATAGCCCAGCTATTCATACAGAATGTATTTAAGCTCCATGGAATGCCCCAATCAATTGTCTCTACCTAGGACACCACATTTACCAGCCTATTTTGGAAAGAGTTATTTCAGTTATAGGGAACTTCTTTGAAGCTTAGCACTAGTTATCATCGACAGACAGACGACCAGACTGAAGTGGTGAACAAAAGCCTAGAAAACTACCTAAGGTGTTTCGCACAGGACAGTCCTAAAGAATGGAGCCACTGGCTTCCATGGGCCGAATACTGGTACACCACCAGTTGGCATTCGGCTATCAAAATGACACCCTATGAGGTCGTCTACGGGGTTCCACCACCGAGACTCCTTAGCTATGCACCCGGTACTACTCGGGTGGAGGCAGTGGACGAAGTGCTCCGCAACCGTGGGCAAATCTGCCATTTGCTTCAACACAACATCAAACAGGTCCAACAACGCAAGAAAAAATATGCGGATCTAAGGAGGACCGAGCGGGAATTAAAAGTGGGTCAAAGGGTTTACTTGAGGCTCCAGCCGTACCGACAAACCATCGTCGCCCATAGACGCTCCTTGAAGCTCTCTCCTCGGTTCTACGGGCCGTTTCGAGTGCTCCGACGCGTGGGAAAAGTGGCCTATGAGATTGAGCTCCCACCGGAAGCTCGTATTCACCCTGTCGTCCACGTGAGCCAGCTAAAATCGAAACTGGGATCTGCAGTAGTGCCCTTGCCAAAATTGCCTCCTGTTGACGCCCGAGGGGTTCTCCAACCATAACTTGTGGAGGTGTTGGATTGCCGATCTCGGCCGAAGAACAATCGGGCTCTCGTCGAAATACTCGTTCGCTGGGACGGGCAAATCGTCGACGACGCCACTTGGGAAGAATACCACCGTCTCAAGGATGCTTatccacaccttgtgggcaaggtgttttgaTCGAGGGGGTAGTTGTCACAGTGCTGAAAGAGGAGGAAGGGTAAAGTTGGAGTCTTGAAGAATCGAGGAGTTCAGAAGAAGTTTGAAGAAGAAGTGGAGTTGCAAGAGACAAGTGGCGAAGATAGATGGTTAGATAGAGAGATGCGTGACAGCTACAATCACTAGTGCTGTCCAAATGGTGCGTCTAAAGAGTGTATCTGGGCAACCGAACTTAGTAAATAAAGGCCAGCTTAATGGGCCTTATGTGGGTCTATTATTATCTATGGCTTAGTGGGCTTAATTGCAAGGGGCTATAATATAAAGCCTCTAGGGTATTAGGGTTATCAGCTGATAATGGGCCTTATGTGGGTCTATTATTATCTATGGCTTAGTGGGCTTAATTGCAAGGGGCTATAATATAAAGCCTCTAGGGTATTAGGGTTATCAGCTGGCATTTACTGCTTTTGTCTTTTAGAGGGTGGCAGCTCGAACTTGCCATTACTGTTATCATTTTAATTCTCCTAATTCTCCAGCTCATTAATATTCCTACTAGAATTCTTCCATTAATTCTCTTTACATCCTAGAATCATATTCCCCTtgcttcatttttcttctttgtgttaATGGGCATGCTTTGAAGTTTTGAACGACGAAGTCACCAGATCTgtagagaaacaaagaaagacaaAGTCACAAAGGGTGAGAAAGATCAAAGTCGAAGAAAAAGAACTGAAGAACCCTAATTGAAGGGGTGAATACCGTGTAGCCGTGTAgggccgaagaagaagaagagatgaagaacCCTAGGTGAACTTGTGAAGGCGCCGTATCGTCGAgacaaagagagaaaataaagcaaaggcgaaagagaaaagagagggtGTATAATACCGTGTATTACGGTAAAAGGCAggagggtaatttttttttttaatttatatattaaatatatatatatatatatatatatatatatatatatatatatatatatacacccggAGCCAGttacccggttataaccgggtGTCTAAGAAATTAATAACCGGCTCCGGCTCCGGGTGCCCGGTTACCCTGTTATAAGTAACTGAGTACCAAACCGGTTTTTCGGTTGGTGCCTGGTTACGATTTCCCGGCCAGTTATAACTGGCTCGAAATTACACCCCTTGCTAGGCCCAATATAAAAAGCCCATGACGAACcgacttattttttattatcttattaggattcagaaattattttttattagaagtcttattattaaaatttggaTTAAGAGTTTTATTAGGATTTGGTTTAGGAGTCATAAGTATAGACATATTATCCCACTCCTCCAAACTATCTGGATCGTATAGTTTAACATAGAAGAAGGGGGGCTTTATCAAGCTAGCTGGTTTTATAGGGTTTAACCTTGATGTAAACGAGTGGGTAGTGAGTGTTGGCTCTGGAAGCTTTTCATCCAACTGTGAGTTATTACGCATAATCGAACGGCTGAATTTCGTTTGATCCAACGGCTTCACGTGCTCTCATATGCTTTTAAGAAATACAAGTATTCTTCAGAGAGTTGCATAAAATGAATCATGTAAATTCTTTTGTCCCATTACtaaatctttttaattaagccATAAGGACAAGCAATTGTAAATGAACAAAACTCCGGATCAAAAAGTTGGCAGCTCACTCAAATACTATGCCAATCACATAAGCCAAAGTTTGTTCCATCTGTTGAGAACATAGTTAAGGGCCATTAATTGGCACATATCATTTCTCAGAATCTTCTAGCTGAGAGATGATGCTGACAAAGACCTCGTAGCCTTGACACATATCAAAGAGAAGACAGTACTCATTCTTGGCATGGTATGTGGCCATTAAACCTGCAAATATGATGCAAAAGCAATGAATCAGATTTTGTAATGAGCTTTCGAATGATCAACCTAATaacttcatcataaaaaaaaaaagaaaaaaaaaaaaaaaaagaccatcaTGCACAAAACACTGAGCaacttctttccttctttttgagTAAATCAAACTAAGAAATAATGTTAAATTTCAAGACATTGTCAATAAAGATGGAGTGCAACtccgcccaaaaaaaaaaaaaaaaaaaagccattccgaaaaacaaagacaaattaACAAGGTGGTTGGCAGTGTTAGTGAAAGTTGCTTAGGTTCATCCATTGAAAATGTGAGCCATTCAATAGACAGTTAAAAGAATATGACCTAACAATACACCATTAATTAACATGGCACCATCTTCATCGAGCTATGGAAAAGCTACccatttgaacaaaaaatagtAAACCTCAAACCGCTGAAAACAACAGTTCCCCTTACTAGCAGAAGGAACTATGCTTAACTATGAACAATAAGCATCTCCTCTAATTTGTGGAGAGAGTCTTGCTTTGATTCAAGTTATGGAGGTTATAAATCCCAATACCCAGGTGTTAAATCATGTGTGCTTGACATCTATGCGTGTGTTTTGgatccttttatttttaaagggtGGAGGATCCGTAATCTATTTGATGGACCAACTGTGGCAAGCCCTTTACATTTGAGGTCAGAAACATAAATCTTTCTTGGCATTCACCTCTGTCATGCAATATCTTAGCCCACGAAATAACATAATTCACCTTGACCATGGCCAAATTCCATGGTCCAAAAATGTGTTAtgaattcagaaaataaaaagggaaaataagAACATATTAtgtgaagagaaaaggaaattaTGGACTAGTGTCGCCAACAGTAGTCATATTCTTCACATGAAAAAgtataaacaataaaaatctTTCCCTACAATATGCACATTAGTAATGTGCCTTACCACATTAGATTATAAGGGTTACTTTACATCAAAAGGTACATGAGCTTCAATAATAAGTCTATGGTGAAGAAGAAATATTAACAGTATCATACCGTAGCCTGCAGTTTGAACGTCAAATCCTTCGTCCTACCAAAGAAAAAGGACGGTGAGGGATGAAAGAGTAAAagaatgaaaattcaaaaagccATAGAAGAACGTGAGATACTCACCTGCAGTTCTCTAATGAGTGGCAAACTGCCAGTAATTGAGTAAGGCTTTACATGCCCAACTACCTCTTCAGTAGCtttacacaatacatgaaagcCACGTGAATTAAGATCACATGCAACTCCAGACATCGCTTCATCAAAACTTATTTTAAGACTGTAGGGAAGAAAGAAATGCCATTTAAGTACTTTGTAATATAGCAAAATAGTAGAAATATGGAAGAGGAGATTAAGGTgcctaaaagaaattattttgagaTAGACACAACATTTTACAGAAGCATATGTAACTACATTTCCAGTACAGCAAAGTTTTTTAAAGGAGTATCCAAATTACTTGTCTAAATTCATgcaaggaagagagagagagagagagagagagagagaagaggggggggggggggggggggggggggggaaggagggagggatggagagagagagaccttccCCTCAGGTTTTCATCAGGCAGGACATATTTTGAAACAGGACCACGTGAATCTAGCTTCTCAATGTTGTCATTGATGTCATCCACATATTCTTGTAGCTTCTTCATTACATCTTTTACACTGAAGCAGAGCATCAGAAAATTGGAATTCAAAATCCATAAGCTGGCCTTGTTAATTCCTTTTAAGAAGATCACTTGAAATTTACAGAATAAAGAAATTGGCTTCTATGTAATAATTTTTGCCTTAAAGATGAAGCAGATTGCTTACTCATAGAAGGGAGTTAACCTGAAAATCAatagaaaagaattaaaaaaattaagcttcTTCATTTTCCAGAAAAGGTCTTAAAAAGGTTTTTGGGGAAGATTATAAACCTGACATCTCCTGAAATTGTACACTCAGCTGGAATCTGATTGATCCCACCACCTGGATCTGCAATAAAGATGCTGAGCATGGTATAAtgaaacaattttcttttcccccATAACTTTTCAGTATAGGCAAAAAAACTTACAACTCCATTGAGTTGGTTTCATGGTTGAAGGTGTTGCAAATCCATAGACCTGTTCCTTAGGATGGGGAGGAAAGTCCCTGTAAAAGCGTGATTGCATCTCTTTCAGTGCTTCCATTGCTAGCTCCAAAGGATTTATAGCCTGCGGATATTCAACAAGAGTCTGAATGAATAAACAACTAAAAACTGGACATATGATTTcagtattttcattttttggcaAGCACCTCCTTTCTTCCTTGTTCAAAGGCTAACtattctaaaaaatttaatggaattgctatattttggtataaattctcaaattaataAATGTACAAGTCCGATTTTTGACCCAATAAATAACTCTCAACCACTTTATATTTAAGATTCTTACATAATCCAACTCTATGTCATCTCAATATTGCACTCTATCAAGAACCATACCGTCTCTTAGATCTAAAGGAATCAAGCATTCTCTCACTACCTCAGCTCACAGACATATTTTGGAATTCTCTGTGTGACCTCAAACTTGATAACTACAATCCCAACTCGTCTTAGTCATTCACATGACTATTGCTCAGTATTTGAGTGGAAAATTTTTATACATAATACGGGAACTATTTAAATTCCAATACCTTCAATTCATTTTCATCTGCAACCTAAAAACAGCATGTTCCTTCCTCCTAATTCTCTTCTGCTTTTCTCTCACTCATTCAGAATCTTAGAAAACCAGCAAAACAGTCTCATCAATTTGGTATACTTTATTGTAAAGAATCTAAGCAAATATTTCCTTTAGGGGAACCGTGTGGACAGAAACCTTATACAAAAATGACTCTATGACATAATTGTAATGGTGTGTATACCTTGTGTGCTAAGCCACTGTGGAAAAGCTTCCCCGTCACTTTAAGTTTCCAAGGTATCATACCACCAGTACCAATGCAAGGTTGTTTATCCGCTGTGTCAATCCAAAACCTGTGTGGAAAAGCCAAAAATCACAATAACCAAATTCTGCTAAGCTTTAATGTAAAGATTTCAAGAGATGCTTTATTTTTCTGTTCATAAACAAGAGATGCCGTTCACTTACAGCGGACCTTCCTTCAGCTTATTGAGTAGTCCATCTTTCACAAGTGCATCCACACCAACCCCAGAAATAGCAGAATTCTCTTCATTGGCTATAAAGACTGCAACTACAGTTGACTTCAATTTGGGCTTTTTCTCCCCTAGCCTCCTCAAGAGTTCAGTTACAAGGGCAACATGCCCTAAACAATCAGTAGTTCCACGGCCGCGGAGTTTATCCCCATCAATGCTCAGTGAGAATGGATCAAATTCCTGTAAAATTGATAATCATAAGATGCATAAAGAACATCACTATATCATACCCGAACAAATCCATCACTCTATActcaaatcaaaattcaaaaacagaGTTGCTATAATGAGAAGTTTTTAGTTATCATCAGGCAGACCTTATACATTaactgcagaaaaaaaaaacagctaatataactaaattaaaaatattgtttttatttcgCAATTAATAATagagagaaaatcaactatcgccaaaaaagagagaacaaattGAACAAAAGCTTGACATGGGTCATCCTTAATCTGTAAAAGAATGGTGCTGAAGCCAATTCTAAAAACCCCAAGAAAGATGATTCTAACAGAATGagtataaaaatgaaatttgcaaATGCAGATTGAATTTCACAAAATTGATATGTTGAAACTTTTACCTTACAACATATCAAGTGCTGAAGCCAATTGAGATTGAGTATATATAAGATTCAGTGCCAAAGTTATGGGGGTACAGATTAAAAGCCACCAAATTCGATATGGTAAGCAACTTGAACTAGATAAGACCCAGGCCAAGCATTAAATCCAATTCAGAACAACCCAGATTGTGTTTGTATGCAGCCTGAAATCACATCGCCTAAAGGCCCAAAATCCCAGAAAAAACAATGCCAGATAAAttattataaagaaaataaaaagggcaGTATAAACTTAGATGAATCCAATAACTTATGACAGGAATTTCCTCCACAGAAACCAGTTCATAACAACCACTACGAATAACattagaaaaaacaaacaatcccagattgaatttatgaatatgaAACGATTCAATAGCCTATTCAAGAAAAACCCAGTAAAGATAACACCAAATTAAGCACAAGAAGCAGACCCAATCATCAGGATTAGCAGTAACCACGTCCATGTGACATCCCACGAAGGACAAGATCTTGCCAGGCACGGTGCCGGGGTACTCCACGATCACGTTGCCTCTGCCTGGATGATAGGTGACATGGTTGACCACCAGGGGTCCTCCCCCTGTGGTGGTGCTATAGGGAAGAAGGGCGTCCAAGACGTGCTTGACCACCCTGTCCTCCTCTGGGATCAGCTCAGGTGGGTTGTTCTGGACGTACTTGGCTTCGCCAATGAGCTTCGAGAGGAGGCTCACGAAGGAGTCCTTATTGAGGTCACCTAGCGTTTGTTTTACGAGCGAGGAAGCCATTGTTGGAGCGTCTGTCGAATACGAACCGGTGCGTAACTCCGTTTATAAGGGCACTAGAAGTGGAGAATATGTTCCAAAGTTTTCTACGAATAAAAGAAATCAAGATAGATACCTAGgaacttaatttttctttttcttttccttttctctctctctctctctctctctctctctctctttaaaaaaataatttaattttttttattattattattgatagaTTCCATGGAGATTTACATCTCTTTTCGagcaattttttgtttaaattattataatttggaCAATATATGTGTCATGTGTGGAAGTTTACACGAGACTCATATGTCCGACTAGGTGGTCGGATAGCTAAAATATTATTTGGACAGATAGATCATATTTGGGCTCTCTCACAATGTGTTACAGACAACAAATTGTTAGAGATTCTAATCCGAAAGATTTACTAGTGTTGCTCGGCCAAGTTAATAGCTTATTCCTTGGGCTTAAGTTAGATGGGAGTATTCAAAGACAAGAAGAGGTTCAATACTCTAGTCCCCACCAACTATaactcatttatatatatatatatatatatatatatatatagattgtcTTCACGAACTACCACTCGTGACATATAACTCCTTCAACTATCAATTATTGGCGAAATAACTTTTATGTTAGCCGAACACGTTtattcaaacacaaaaacaaacatgTGTCACACATTCCAATTTTTAATGTGAAATGACGAAAATACCTTGAGCTTagaaactaaatttacttaaacaccctcaaagtttaaaaaagaaaagaaaagaaactcaaaattaataaataaaatagcaaaTTGCTTCCTATTGCCTCATCATACAAAGAGAGAAAACAATCAAGAAGCTAACCAGCTACAAACCAAACAAGTCGAACCAACAAACATATATAGAGAAAGAACATTGGAAAGTGAAAACCTATAGTATATCAAGAGTTCTAGAATTTAAGCTACAATTGAAGATTATTACAGTTAAAGACTATCAAAGATGGATTGCGAGATTGACGATGCTATTATGCCCATTCCACTGTGACTTAACTACAGTTGAAGAAACtacagttgaagactatcacCTAGTCACAGTTAAAGACAGTGACCTAGCTACATTGAAGTTTATTGCCTAATCAGAGTTGAAGACTATCACTTAGATGTAGTTgaagtctatttgtattatCTAATTCTCATATAAATAGGAGCatgttatattgtaaacatcactcaaataaataagagtaaaatgtagCACTTTAGGCTTTATCCTGTAAACTTAAGTCATAGAACGAACCATGTAATTCTGTGTGTTTATTTATCTATATTCAGCTTTATATTCtgcattatattttattttattttatggtatcagagctataggctaacggCAGTTTTGGATCCTGTGGATTtcaattgatttgattttatttttttgctggCTTTTGTATTTTATGGTGAAATCCAACCGTTCTTTGGTGTTTCGCGGCAAGATTCAACCATCCCTTGGTATTTTTCGGCGAGATTCGACCGCGCCCTTGGTGTTTTGCGGTGAAATCAGATCGTTCCTGATGGTTTACAGTGAGATTCAACCGTCTGTTGCAGTCTTtaggcgaaaaaaaaaaaaaaaatcaaactcaagattcATTAAATTTTCACCTTTGAGGGGAATGTTAGAGCATATCAAGAGTTATAGAATCTGTGACT contains:
- the LOC133854808 gene encoding acetylornithine deacetylase-like, with amino-acid sequence MASSLVKQTLGDLNKDSFVSLLSKLIGEAKYVQNNPPELIPEEDRVVKHVLDALLPYSTTTGGGPLVVNHVTYHPGRGNVIVEYPGTVPGKILSFVGCHMDVVTANPDDWEFDPFSLSIDGDKLRGRGTTDCLGHVALVTELLRRLGEKKPKLKSTVVAVFIANEENSAISGVGVDALVKDGLLNKLKEGPLFWIDTADKQPCIGTGGMIPWKLKVTGKLFHSGLAHKAINPLELAMEALKEMQSRFYRDFPPHPKEQVYGFATPSTMKPTQWSYPGGGINQIPAECTISGDVRLTPFYDVKDVMKKLQEYVDDINDNIEKLDSRGPVSKYVLPDENLRGSLKISFDEAMSGVACDLNSRGFHVLCKATEEVVGHVKPYSITGSLPLIRELQDEGFDVQTAGYGLMATYHAKNEYCLLFDMCQGYEVFVSIISQLEDSEK